The Cytobacillus oceanisediminis genomic interval GTACAAAGACTCTCGTGAACAGTTCGAAATGCGTACGCATAAACGTCTAATCGACATCGTTAACCCAACACCACAAACGGTTGATTCTCTAATGCGTTTAGACTTACCGTCCGGTGTAGATATCGAAATCAAACTTTAATCAATAAATAATTATAAGAAACTTAGGAGGTGTGACTGAAATGACCAAAGGAATCTTAGGAAGAAAGATTGGTATGACTCAAGTATTTGCTGAAAACGGTGATCTTATCCCGGTAACAGTTGTTGAGGCAGCAGCTAACGTTGTTCTTCAAAAGAAGTCAGTTGAAACTGATGGATATGAAGCAATCCAGCTTGGATTTGAAGATAAGCGCGACAAGCTATCCAACAAACCTGAAAAAGGGCATGTTGCTAAAGCAAACACTGCTCCTAAGCGCTTCGTACGCGAATTCCGCGGAGCTGATTTAGGACAATATGAAGTTGGTCAAGAAGTCAAAGTTGATATATTCGCAGAAGGCGAAACTGTTGATGTAACAGGAATCTCAAAGGGTAAAGGTTTCCAGGGTGCCATCAAGCGCCACGGACAATCTCGCGGGCCTATGGCTCACGGTTCTCGTTACCACCGTCGCCCTGGTTCAATGGGTCCTGTAGCTCCAAACCGTGTATTTAAAGGTAAATTATTACCTGGACGTATGGGCGGAGAGCAAATCACTGTACAAAACCTTGAAATAGTAAAAGTTGATGCTGAGCGTAACTTGCTATTGATCAAAGGTAACGTACCTGGTGCTAGAAAAGCATTAGTAAAAATCAAAAGTGCGGTAAAAGCATAATAATTAAACCGGAAAGGAGGAAAACAGAATGCCGAAAGTAGCATTGTTTAACCAAAGCGGATCTAAAGTTGGTGATATCGAACTTAATGATGCGATCTTTGGTATCGAGCCTAACCAGCACGTATTATTCGAAGCCATTGTTATGCAAAGAGCTTCATTACGTCAAGGGACTCATAAAACTAAAATTCGTTCTGAAGTAGCGGGCGGAGGACGCAAGCCATGGCGCCAAAAAGGCACAGGCCGTGCACGTCAAGGTTCAATCCGTTCACCACAATGGCGCGGAGGCGGTACTGTATTTGGTCCTGTACCACGCAGCTACAGCTACAAACTACCTAAAAAGGTTCGCCGTCTGGC includes:
- the rplD gene encoding 50S ribosomal protein L4; its protein translation is MPKVALFNQSGSKVGDIELNDAIFGIEPNQHVLFEAIVMQRASLRQGTHKTKIRSEVAGGGRKPWRQKGTGRARQGSIRSPQWRGGGTVFGPVPRSYSYKLPKKVRRLAIKSALSSKVLEENILVLEGLAFEIPKTKDFKGVLTGLSVDSKALIVTADLDENVALSARNIPGVTVVSASGITVLDVLNHDKLIMTKAAVEKVEEVLA
- the rplC gene encoding 50S ribosomal protein L3, with the protein product MTKGILGRKIGMTQVFAENGDLIPVTVVEAAANVVLQKKSVETDGYEAIQLGFEDKRDKLSNKPEKGHVAKANTAPKRFVREFRGADLGQYEVGQEVKVDIFAEGETVDVTGISKGKGFQGAIKRHGQSRGPMAHGSRYHRRPGSMGPVAPNRVFKGKLLPGRMGGEQITVQNLEIVKVDAERNLLLIKGNVPGARKALVKIKSAVKA